CTTCCTACACCCAGCTGACAGCAAAAACCCAAAGCTACTTGAGTGGTTGTGCAAGGAGGAAGTAAGGTACGGAATTCTAGTTCCATTTTCAGATGTGTTTTAAGTTTGCTCCAACTCTCAGACATTTGTGTTTCTTGTACTAAGTAACACCAGTTCATGGGTGGTTCATGCCAAAGTAACTTTCTCTATTCACTTCCAGCATGggtgatttatatttacagtCAAGTTCACTTTATCTGTCATTTGAATTCATGTCATTCTGACATGGTTTCCTTGCTTGTCTAATTGGTTGCCCATTCGTTGCTTCCTCAGAGAAAGAGACACAGACAAAGACGGGAAGATTAACTTCAAAGAATTCTTCCATGGCCTCTTTGATCTGGTGAGGAACTATGATGAAGAAGATCACAATTCCACACATCAGTCTGATGATTTGATGGAGGCCCCAGCTAAAACTTTGTTTGCACAGCTTGACAAAGATGGTGACGGGTAATTGCTATTAAAATGTGTAATTCATCTTAGCTACATGAGGGTTTTCTTTTCACTTCGATTGACTTGAGTTTGCCTTGTTTTATTCATAGATACTTGTCACACGTTGAGTTACTACCTATTATTGGAAAAATCCATCCATCAGAACATTACTATGCAAAACAACAAGCCGATTACATCATATCACAGGTAATCATTTTAATGCCAAGTACATACTTGCTTGGTCGTAATGGACCTGGCGGTTGGTACTTGCTGTGTCCTTTAGTTGTACACTGATGATTCATACGTGTTTATACATTCGATCTGTGAAATAGACATCATCTTAAGTTTCATCCTAGTATGCGGTAGGGTATTATCAGAATTTTAGTGATTGTTCTTGAACCATATGAGATTCTGAGCTAAAGGAAGATGTATTCTTAAAGCTAAATGGATGATTTATTAAGATGTTACAAGAAGGAAGCTCCAGTTTTGAGCTCAGGTCTACAAAAGtggtttgaagtttgaacatCTGGATATCAGCATTCTCTTTTATCTAAAAGgcataatgaaatatatatatatatatatacagcgCTTCTCTCCTCGATCCGACGCCGGCGACGCCGTTTCTTCTCGCCGGAGTCACACCACACCTTCCTAGACACTTCtccgatgaagaagaagaagaagaagaagaagaagaagaaggcgaAAGGGATCGAGATCGGAGGTCTTGCAGCAACCTCACTCAGAACTTCACCACCGATCATGGTGGACCTCTGATTCTGATCTCTTTcgccttcttcttcatcgGAGCAGCGTCTAGAAAGGCGTGGTGTCACTCCGACGAGAAGAAACGGCGTCGCCGGCGTCTGATCAAGGAGAACGGCGGAAATCCGGACGGAAAATCCATCCGGACGTCTACAGCTGAGAttttctgtatatatatatatatatggctttGAAATTGCTAGCGCTCTATAGTGGTTGAGGAATGTCagtttatttgttttggtttcAAGTAGATTTACTGGTGcttcttcattttttgttttacttctCCTGTCATCATTATGCCAGTTGGTTTCTACAGTATTAGATGGGATAAGTAGCTATCAATCATGCAGATTGTGAAAACCGGTTTGGGGAAAAAATAAGTATGGTGCAGACTATATTGCCAAGATGGAGTCTAAATTGataatttattcattttttaatGTGTTAGAGATATCAGACAGGATGAAAACACAGGGAATTTTATATAGTGACGTTAATAGATGAAGTTCCACACTGAATACGTGGTGTTGCATAGGTTAAGCGTAGGAGGGTATGGGAAAAGTTTAACTTATGTATTATTGTAAGTCCTGTGTTTGGAAGAAACAGTTGTATTGGTAATGATTATCATATCATCATATGCATTCTGTCAGGAACTTGCAATTAGTTATACTGGTAGCTCTGGTTGAGGTGTGCTTGCTGCCATGTATGAATTTGCTGACTCTGGGATGAGTTTTGATAAGTTCCCAAGATTGATTGTATTGTTGTATCACTTTTGTGTGAACTTGCAGGCAGATACAGATAAAGATGGGCGGCTGTCACTGAACGAGATGATTGAGAACCCATATGTATTTTACAGCGCTATTTTCAATGACGAGGACGATGAGGACTATGGGTTCCATGACGAGTTCCGTTAATGTTAAACCACCATCTCACTGCCTCTTGtgccttattcttttaagttgCATATTTCCAGGCTATCTAATCACTGCCACAAGTTAAAATGTTGGATAGGATTCAAAATGcttattttggttttgattttttgtttctttcctaaatatatgtatatggaATGAATTAGAATGAAGGAGGAGGTTGATTTTTGAAAGTCAGGCAACACCAACTGGGTTTGCTGGGATTCTATAATGCTCTTCATTGTTGGGGGTTGCTTATGTATGGAATGAGTCTAACAGGAAGCTTTTCATTACAATTCGATTGTATTGTGATTGTGATTTGCATGGAGCCTTATTTTGATAATGTTATAATAAAAGAAGAATATATAATTGTATGGTTTGGGACATTGGGTTTGAGCCAAATAACAAAGCAAAAGAGTAATTGATAAAGAGAAAGTGAGACTGATTGATGCACGGTTGAAGCCTGAAAATTTCAATCTTCATCGTCGGAGGGTGGAGAAGGGTCAAGGCGAGCAGCGTCCTTGGCCCAACGTATCAGCTTTTCAACTTCATCGTCTTCATCAACGGGGTCGTCGTCGGCCTGCAAGGCGGAGCTGGGGCCCATGGAGGAGGATGGCATAGGCATTGAGGCTTTGAGAGCTGCGAATCTGGCGGAGAGGTCGTCTCCGAGGACTGCTTTGAGCTCATGGTCCACATCCACCTGAATAGCACTGGAATCGGCAACTTTAGGTGGAGGAGACTTGAGGGCATCTGCAACTTTGTTGAGCTTGAGGGCTTGAAAACGCCGGTCCACGTCAGAAAGACGGGATATGTGAGAGTCTACGGACACACTTAGAAGCATGTCGTCCTGTGCTGCTCGAAGCAACTCTTCCACTTGATCCTTTTCCGTCTTCCCCTTGTTCCTCCtactcatctctctctctctctctccctctctctgaTTCCTCAGGTTCTggtttttgtgtgtgtaaaTGATAGATTCATTAGGGACAAAGCCAGAAGAAACAAAGCCCCAAAAAAAGGCAAAGACCATAAATACAACACGAGGAAACTAAAAAGCTGAGGCTCTCCACTAACTCAAACAGGAGCTAGAATACAGAGAAACTCCAACTGACCAAGGGAAACAACTAAAGTGCAGCATCTATAGAGTCTGGCGGAGGACCAGTGAGACCATAGCTACGCAAGACCGAAACAAGAGTCAGAGGAGGTGGTGATGTCCAAATGATAGGACCCTCACTCCGATtgataagctttgcagctgTGTGAGCTGCTCTATTCGGTTTTCTGGGCACCCAATTCCACGAGAAAACATCAAAACCGGCCAATTTTGCACGGATTTGACTGAAAATATGGTAAGCCTTCCAATTTGAACAAATAGATCTGGTTTTATTCGCAGGGAAAGATGTAAACAATCACTTCTTTTGACACGGGTAAGTTATGATACAAGAATGAAtacgttttttttaaatctgtAGTGAGTGTTTTAATACGTTTGTAAGAGCTGcgaatatttaatatatacatataatgaattctataatttgattaaaatcaaataattaaaaagagaCAGACAGAcagacaaacaaacatatagaCAGAGAGTATGGGGTTTTGCATAAGGAGTTTATGTACGGAGTGAAGTATCGGTATCAACTCTCTCTTCGAAGCAACGAAACGGCGGAAGCAAGAAGAGGTATAGATTATGTTTTATCAACCTTAAAATGACAATTTTACCCTTAAATGTATCTAAATCGTATCTGGACCGTATCCGCTGAGTTGACTTTGCACTACATAGTCAAGATATGTTTTTTCATCCATTTATATGTGTATATGGAGTATCCAAACCGTACCGGTATCCAACACGAATACAATACGGACATACCCAAATTTTGATGTATCCAAGCTTCATAGGTTAGAACTAGCAAGAGTGCCGGCGCATTGCAATGGGTTCTAAAGTTGATTGGTTTAATTTGTTGATATAAAATCTAGCCAATTTGTTTTTGATAAACACATAAATGAGTTGCTCAATTGGGAAATTTTTCTCTACAAAAGGCATAATATTCTTAAAGTACATAATAGTTGATCCACTTGACTACGAAAAATAGTAGATATCTACATGTCTAAATTACTTGGAGCTCTTTCCATTGAGAATCACCCTCTTGGCCTTTGTAGAGATCATCATTTAGGGCTATACATGGGCGGAACTAGGAATAGAGAATGGGTAGGGCTGGTTTAAggcataaattttttttttgatataaaattaaatatctaAAGAATTTGTAAAGAATATATTGTAACTAAAGAAAAATAGCGAGAAAATTGAGGatataatataaataaatatttattaatagaaaataGTATACAAAACTGTAAAGtaaaagaatagagaaaaaaaatgaaaaaggaaagaattgggaaggatgagaaaaaaacatgaatgaaaaaagagaaaaataaaaggaggagagaataaaaataaatatagatttTCATTTACTAATAAAAAATAGTAGACAAAAATGTAAagtaaaaaatagagaaaaaattgaaaataaaagaattgggaaggagaagaaaaaattagggatgaaaaaagagaaaacaaaaaattattgaaaaataaaagaatttggaaggaggagaaaaaatcaagaatgaaaaaagagaaaaaaagaggTGGGAATCGAACCCACAACCATCACTTTCTAAAGATAATTATACTTGACTTTTAGTCAACTCTACCAACTCAAACTTTAGTAATAGTAGCACATATACTTGGTAATATTTCAGCATAATTTTCGGTTGGGCTATAGCCCTACCAGCCCTCCAAGTGGTTCCGCACCTGGGGCTATATATTCACAAAATGTTTCTTTTCAAGATggtaccccccccccccccatgtTCTTTTCAAGATGGTACCGAACATTGGTCAACTGATCATAAATTCTTGCAAATAAGTCTATTCTGATCATGTACTTTTGCCGATTCTTCTCTCATCTTGAGAACTaaatttatttgtttatgtcaAAGATCACAATTGTTGAGCAATTTGTCCAACTTCCTACCAAGCTTCTCATTATTTCCTGCATTGCAAGCGGATCAACAAAAAATTAAGCATTGAAACTTATTCAAACATATAGGCTTGCTTTTATCAAATTGAAGTTGAGTTAGGGGGGTTGGAGAACATTTTCCTCTGACATATGTTAATCAAGAATAATTGAAAAGAATATACAAACCGTTATATGACCCaataaaccaaacaaaaagaatTAAAGTTTTTCTAAAATCTTTATCTCAATCCCTGAAGATTCTCCTTGGAGCTTCTTTCGTTTTCATAAAGAAAACCAAAcgataataaataaatttcttctgaaattttGAAACGGACAATATAATCTAAGAGCAGTAAGTCAGAATGCTAGCTTATATAGTATATGATGCTTGTTGTGATCAAACAAGGTTAGAAGTTGTGAAATAAAGTAGAGTCTGAGACATCAATATTCTCTTTTTTGAGGTGTCCAAAAGacaaaaataatcaaaacacTATCATCTTCAAATCAAACGTTACATGTGAATATATGTGAATTGACCCGGCATGACTACATTTTTAGAACTATGtgaaagaaaattaagtatcataagaaagaaactcaaacaatATAAACATTCATCGAAACAATACTTATAACATTACATCTCAAATTGAGATACACCCAAATAATTGAACCTCTAATATTTCCaactttgaaaataaaaaatacagCTAAATGCAGAGAACACATAAATggaaaaaataaaaccttCAAGTACCCTTGTTGGGTTAACATGTGTCAAATCTGTCTGAGAAGGCAACACACCCTCTAAGGGGTAAAATCCAAGCATTGTCATGGCAACGCCAAGTACCTTCATCAGTAATCTTCAAAAATgctaaacaaataacaaaattcgACAAGCAAAAACCGTCATACACAAAAAAGGCCAATAGTTCAAAAGCTCTTCAATAGATAACAACATTATCTACCTAGAAGTAACGAATGGTGCTACAAGCTGTTTCTCAGACACATAAAAAGTCCACCAAATTCAGTCTTTTTGCTTGGCTACGCTGCTTCTGCTGCAATTCTTCTTGTTCCTTCATCATTTCTATGATCATAGAACATAGAATGAGTTAAAGACAAAGACAGAGACAAAAAACACACAAAGAGCCCAATATAGTGACAATTCTTGCACTTGCAGAATTCTTACAATTGGTCAATGAAATGCTAGAGAAACAGTCTGCAACTGAAACACAAACAAAATCTCTAAAGAAGAACcttactctcttttttttatgCATAAGCACCCGTATTTCTACTATAGAAGCACTCTCTTCATTTGCTATCTGCAAACcccaacaaaaaaattcaaaaaaaaaaattatgaataaTCACGTGgaattaaataatattatcTATCATACTGCTCACAATCTTTTGGTCGAATACAATACCTCATTTCCAAATTCAATTATGTGAAACCCATCTCACTGTGGTCTGCCTTCTGTCATAGAAACCATCTTCATCTCTGTAGAGGCCACTGCGATACTGCCATCTAATTCCCAAACAGAGCTCTAATTCAATTATGGGTCGATCCGAAAACATCTGATTTCAACTGAGAAGATGGCAGCTATCATGTCCATCACATCTAATTCCCAAATACACCACTATCATGTCCATCACTATTCTCCAAAAACTTCCTGCAAAATCAAATTCTCTCCTCTTTCCCTCGATTCCTTGCTTCCTGCGACGTCGGTACCTTCTACCGCATACTTAGCAGCTCCCCTACTCCATAAACCTGAACCGAAGCTTGAATTCTTGCGGGTTTTCCTCTGAAATGATCTGATAAAAGAGGTTCTCAAACAGGCTTGGTTCAGCCATGGAAACCTCTCGAGTTTCTCAAACGGTTTCAAAAATCTCTATTAGAAAAGAGACAGTGGCGCCTTGTTGAGCAActagagaaagaatgagagaGCGTCGAGTTTGTGAGGTGTTATCTAAGGGCGAGCAAAAGTTGTGCCCAGGTTAACACCACCTAACTGGCTAACAAGCTCAAAATGGAGACACGGCCTCGCCTAAGGCCATTAATGTTTGTGCCTGTCTACCCCAAACACAGTATTAAGTCATTTGTACTCCTTATTTAGTGCAGTCCAAGTTAATCCCCTCAAACAAACATGCACTCAAAGCACAAAACAGAAGCAAGGGGAGAGATATACCCAATGGGGaacatgtaataaccctaggtAGAATCCCGCATGTTGTTGTAAGACAAATAGCTGCATTGCCGGATGCTTCAATACCTTCAGCACGCAACATACTCCGTCTACTCTTTCACATGGTGATCTTATCCCTTTGCTTTCTATCTAGTCCATAACAGAAACTAACAAAATCAGCTAAATTTTTTATCTATTCCAACAATGAGGGAAGATTTACATATGAAAGAAAGAATACCATTTAGGGAGGGAACTACATTCCCTATATCATTTTATGTTTCTTGTTCGTGTGCCAACTTTGATGTCGGTTGTTTAATAATCCTAGTCaccataaaataatttaaacgATGCACTTCATTAACTAACCAGTCTTGAAATTGATATAGCATAAATAATTTAGAtgatttaataattttttcaaACCAAAAGAAGATGTGAAACAATGGAACTTTAAAGCTTACATGCAATTGCCAGACATATAATTCCTATCTATTAGAGACCAACAATAAGGGAAAATATGTAATCACGACTATTTATAttgtaataaaaaaatgaaattgtaGAAGTGTGGAAAGAAAAACCAATAGACACCCCCCTTTGCAAAGCAATTGATGATCATCTTGAAGAGAAAAGATTAATATCAATTAAACCTTCACTCTAACTAAGAATATGCTTATTTATTTCCTACACAATAAATCAAATGAAAACATCAGGGAAAACAACATACAACATCTGAGACAACATGCagaaaaaaacaatgaaaagacTATTCGGACAATAACTCAAATAAAAAACCTGAACTAAACAACATATCTGTTGAAGGCAATATCAATTAGCAGACACATATAACTTTCGATAAAGTCCTACGTTCTGCTATCTGCGTCAATCACGTGAAACGAGTGCAATTGATCACTGGGCATAAACAAAGCTTCTTCAAAATCAGATCCCAATCGGAATATAGAAATGACCAAACCCAGAAAattacaaaatcaaaaccccAATCGGAATGTTTTCTAACCTTTTATGGAGGAGGATCGCAGACACAGGGATGCTCTCGTGGTTTTCATCTCCATTCTTTAGCACATAAAGAGAAACAAAGGGAGGAAGTTCGATCATTCTCAAAAAATGGCAAGGAAGAAAAGAGCAATGTCACTCAATGTGTGTGGCTTCATCAGGTTTGTAGATAGCTGAGGAAGAAACCCAGATTTTCATAAAAGCTTGGGATGAATAGTGAAGCACAGAGAGCGAGAGTAGAGAAAAGTTTTCTGACACGTGTCAATCTTGATCGATGTTTTATATCCGAGGGAATGACAAGGCCGCAATTACCACAAAATCGAGGGTAGAACCGTATTTTTGCACGATATCAGCTACAGTACACCAACCTAACTACAAATataacatatagtaaataGGCCCAATCATTTTTTTATCAGAAGTATATAAAACAACGTGGTTTTACCACTCCACTAACATAAGTAGTCGAGACAtcgatgacataaaaaagTCTGTTATCGTGTTTGAATCTTGCTACTGCTGATTGCAGTTAGGTCACAATCTCATGGATTGCTCGAGAGAAAATAGTTTAAGTCCCAAAATTACAGGACTGATGAATCGAATCATATTCCTTAAACAATTAGAGTTATATGTTTCTAGAGTATGAACCGTTTAAGAATGAGACCGTTTAAAATTGGTTCGATCTTGGTTTCAAAGCGGTTTTCTAAAATGTTTTCACTTCTTCTGCCACTGCCGCACCAATAAATTCCTAATCGATACCACTCAATAAATTGAGTTCAAATTAGTATATAGATTTTGTTTGTAATCAAAACCATAAGAAATTGTTATCAAAAGTTTGAAACTacaaaataaactaaattCGAATCAGAAACACAAATCACGAAGTCTCATAATCAATGAGTTGAACGAATTGAAGTTGCTCACCTAAAACTGAACAATCGAACACTTATGTACTTGAATAAGTCTCAATGGACTGGGGTAATCAGACCCAAGCCTTCGCTAGAATCCCTATCAGACTcacccaccaccaccatcgaCAATCTTGTAAACTCCCTAGTCACCCATTAAGTCTGCCACGAGGTCACACTTGTGAAGTTTGGGAGATAATTGAAGGATCATAGAATTATGAGAATGAATTGAAGTTTTGGGAATGAGCCTGGTCTCGAAGACTCGAACTGCTTGCTTAGGTTTCAAGGTTGAGTACATAATCTAATGATTAGAATTGTTTTGATTTCATCAACGGTTCCTAATGTATTTTAATAATTAGAATCAAACCGAACTGCTTTTATATAAAATCGATTAAGTTCTTGTCACAATTGTATTTTTTTCTCCCAAGAACTGAACTGAACTTATCTTAACTGATTTACAGCCCTAAGTTCTTCTATGTACTTTTGAAAtcataatttataatattttagaaaacaatgtgatttatttaggaaaactaatgatatATAAACATTTTCTATGATGCAAACAACTTCGATACAGCAGCAAAAAGTAACTAGTATGTGGTATGTCGAACTCACGACCCGCCGCTCAGGCACTCACAATGTTTGCTCCGTAATTTACTAATTGCGTGTGGTAAATAATTTGGGCGAAGGGGAAGGTAGGAAGTTTGAAAGGGCGGTTGAGATTGAGTGTCAGGTCTAAGTGTAGGAAGCGAGGGAGTTGGCGGCACCAGAATTCCAGAAACAATGAACCCCAACCCGGCTCACAGTAACGGCTACTGCCCCCAGCCGCACCACCACCTACGAGGTATGAACAGAATTCGCCGGGGACCACGTGGCAGGTCACGTGACAGTGACACTAGGGTTTCCGAACAGCCGCAGCCGCAGCCGCAGCCGCAGCCGCAGGGGGAACAACCTTGCACCGACTTCGACATGGCCTATTTCCACTCCTACGCCCACGTTGGCATCCAcgaagagatgatcaaggtccgtctctctctctttgctCTGCTCTGCCCTTTCATGGTTCCTTTATTCCTTGCGGTTTgggttttgatttgatttggcGAGAGTAATTTACAGGATCGCGTACGCACTGAGACTTATAGGGCAGCAATTATGCAGCACCAGAGCTTTATAGCCGGCAAAGTATGACACTCTCTCACCTTTTCTTCAACTCTGCTCTTCTTGAATTTAGTTTCCTTTTCTCTGCTATTCTTCAAGTTAGTTATTTTGCTTGCTTGCTCAGGTGGTTGTCGACGTTGGCTGTGGCACTGGTATTCTTTCCATCTTTTGTGCTCAAGCTGGTGCAAAACGTGTAAGCTTATGTACTTCTACTTATTCAATTCCACAATCTTATGTCCATAAAGATTTGTCTAATCTTGGTTCTTACAGGTATATGCTGTTGATGCAAGTGACATTGCAGTGCAGGTAATTGCTTGTATCACTTTTATCATCACAATGCGCTCTCTAAGTTATGGATTTGGGATCTGGTTTGCCATTTCagtttatcttcttcttttttttgcaAGCAGGCAAATGAAGTTGTAAAAGCAAATAATCTCTCTGATACGATCATTGTACTACATGGGCGAGTTGAGGTACGCTTGTATGACCCTTTTACTTATTGTTATTCCAGCAAGTTTTGATATCAACTCTTGTACCTTTCTATTCCTTTTGGGACAAAGACGGTTGGTTGTTGTCTCTGGCATGTGAGTTTGTGCTGATTGTTGTCATTTTTGTATTTCTGTTTGTGATGGTGAATAGTTGAACACATTGTATAGAGGATGGTCAAAATGTGAATGAATTGTACATGGGGAGAGGTTCTTATTGCAGCTTGTTATGTAACCTATATTGTTTTCTCATAAtgactttcttttctcttggaCCAACTTATTAATCTGACTTACATGTGTAAACCAATCATCGTAACTGCTAGCACCTTCATTTCTACAGGATGTTCAAATTGATGAGGAGGTTGATGTTATAATCTCAGAGTGGATGGGGTACATGCTTCTGTATGAGGtagcttttaatttttttgcaTA
This is a stretch of genomic DNA from Argentina anserina chromosome 4, drPotAnse1.1, whole genome shotgun sequence. It encodes these proteins:
- the LOC126790955 gene encoding uncharacterized protein LOC126790955; translation: MSRRNKGKTEKDQVEELLRAAQDDMLLSVSVDSHISRLSDVDRRFQALKLNKVADALKSPPPKVADSSAIQVDVDHELKAVLGDDLSARFAALKASMPMPSSSMGPSSALQADDDPVDEDDEVEKLIRWAKDAARLDPSPPSDDED